CGGACGGCCGGTGGGGAGCGGGCGGGCACCCGTTGGAGTGGCAGCGTTCCGCCAGGTGGTCGTAGCGTGTCGGCAGAGGAGCAACGACCGCCCCGCGGGGATGTCGGGCGTCCGTCAGCGGACCGCGCGCCCCGCGTCGCAGCCGGTGTCCATCCGAGCGAAACGTTGAGGAGCGGATATGGGAGCTCGCAGGGCAAAGGGAGCACTTCTGGTCTGTGCCGGGACGGCACTGGCGGCAGCGACCGTGGCGGCACCGGCTGCCGCCTCCTCGGCGCTGCCCGCGACGGGCCGCGTGGCGGTCATCGACTGCGCCGGGAAGCCGCAGGTGCGCCCCGGTACCTACACACTGGCCTGCGGCGACGGCAACAACGTGCTGACGTCGCTGCGGTGGTCGCAGTGGCAGCCGCGGTCCGCGGTGGCCGACGGAAGCGACATGGTCAACGACTGCCGGCCCTTCTGCGCGGCCGGCCACTTCCACCGCTACCGCGTGCACGTACGGCTGGACCACCCCCAGGCGCGCCCCGGCCACCCCGGGCAGCGGTACTACACCCAGCTGACGCTCTCGTACCCCGGCAAGCGCCCGAGCGGCACCCCGCGCGTCGTCACCGTCAGGCTCCTGGGCTGACGGGCCCGCACACCCCACCACGGGCCCCGGTCCCCGCCGCCGGAGTGCGGTGCGGCGTGCAACGAACGCCCGCCTGACCCGAGTTGACAGCCGCGGCCGGGCGTGCGCGAGGCCGGGGCGGGCGGGGCCGCGATGCCGCCGAGTCGCCGAACCCCCGGCCCCGCGCGAGGATGGACCGTCGGGAGCGACTCGCGAGGAGGCATCATGCGGCTTCCGGTAGGACTCAACGGCTTCTCCGCCGTCGCCCGGCAGGCGGCGAGCGCACGGGGCGCCGCCGCACGCGCCGAGGACGCGTTCCTCGACGCGCTCGACGCACTCGGCCGGCTGAAGGCGCTGGACGCGGTGGCCGCTCCGGTGCAGCGGGCCGTGCGCGCCCTCCCGCTGGGCGGCGCCCGCGACATCCTGCACGGGCTCCCGCTGGGCCATCCGCTCCACCCGGTGCTCGTCCAGGTGCCGATCGGCGCCTGGATGTCCGCGTCGGTGCTCGACGTCGTTCCCGGCACCCGGCGTTCGGCCAGGTTCCTGGTCGGCCTCGGCGTGCTCGCCGCCGCGCCGGCGGCCGTCGCGGGCTGGGTGGACTGGGCCGAGCAGCACGAGGACCAGATGCGGACCGGGTTGGTCCACGCACTCTCCACCGCGTCGGCGGTCGGGCTCTACGCGGCCTCCTGGGTGCAGCGCGGCCGTGGCCGGATGGCGCTCGGCAGGTCCCTCGGCTGGGCCGGGCTCTGCGCCGCCGGCGCCGGCGGCTTCCTCGGCGGACACCTCGCGTACCGGCAGGCCGCGGGGCCCAACAAGACGGAGCCGGTGCCGCGCCTGCTGGAACCCGACTGGCTGCCGCTCGGCGGCACGGCGGAGTTCCCGGCCGGCGAGGCGGTGCGCCGGATGCTCGGCGAGGTGCCCGTGGTGGTGGTGCGCGAGACGGGCGGCCGCATCCATGTGCTCGCCGACCGGTGCAGCCACCTCTCCGGGCCGCTCTCCGAGGGCACGGTCGCCGACGGCTGCGTGGAGTGCCCCTGGCACGGCAGCGTCTTCCGGCTCGCGGACGGCAAGAACGTCCGCGGCCCCGCGACCGCGCCGCAACCCGCCTTCGAGGTACGTGTCGACAGCAGCGGCACCGTCCACGTACGCCTGCCCGGTGCCGGCTGAGTACGCCGCACGCGTCAGCCGCGAGCTCACTTCAGCAGGGACGACTCCAGTCGCGCCAGCAGCGCGCCCGGCCCGTCGTGGACCTCCCGCGCGCCGGCGTCCAGAAGGTCCTGGCGGCAGTGGCCGCCGCTGAGCACGCCCACACAGGCCACCCCGGCCCGCGCGCCGGCCTTCATGTCCCAGACCGTGTCCCCGACGAAGACCGCGTTGCCCGGCTCGGTGCCGGCCTCGGCCAGCGCCTGTTGCACCAGGTCGGGGGCGGGCTTGCTGGACTCCACGTCGTCCGCGCCGGTGACCGCGGTGAGGGCGTCCTCGGCATCCAGCGCGGTGCGCATGGCGTTCAGTTCCGCCGCGCTCGCCGAGCTGGCGAGGACCACCGTCCAGCCTCGTCCGGCCACGGCCCGCAGCAGGTCGGCGGCACCGTCGAAGGGCGCCAGCCGGGGCCAGTACTCGGCATACAGCGTCTTGTGCGCCGCGCTGACGGCCGCGTCGACGTCGCGGTCACGCTCCGGGCCCAGCAGATGGCCGATGAGGTGGTCGGCACCCATACCGACCGCCCGGTGGATGTCGGCCATCGGCACCCGGTGACCTGATTGGCGGAACGCCTCCCACCAGGTGACGGCATGCAGGTAGGTGGTGTCGACCAGGGTCCCGTCCACGTCGAACAGGGCGGCTCTGCGGTCGGTGTTCATCAGGCCCGTCTCTTTCGCCGTGCTGGGGAGGTCTCCTTCTCCCCGGGCGGCTGCCCGCCCCGCCGGGACCCGATGCGGCGCCCCGGCGTACCGGCGCGCCGTTTCTCCATGGCACGACCGATCGGTGGTGATCGCATCCCGGCGGCCGCCCGCCCCGGCCCCGTGCGGCGGCCGGCGGACGTGGCCGGCCCGCGCGTCACGGACCGTCGCCGGTCGAGACGGTGAACAGGGCGCCGTCCGGGTCGCGGATCACGGCCTGGGGGCCGGACGCGCCGCCGGCCGGCTCGACGGGCGTGACGGTGCCGCCGGCCGCGACCGCCGCCGCGGTGGTCCGGTCGAGGTCGTGGACGTGGAAGTGGACGTGCCACCGCGGTCGGACCCGCGGGTCCGGGGCCGCCTCGACGCCCCCGCCCCGCAGCGTGGCGACCGCGCGGTCACCCTGCCGCACGATGACCTGGTCCTCCTCGTAGTCCACCCGGCACTCGCTCTCCGGCGTGGCCCAGTCGAAGAGCTGCGCGTAGAAGATGGCCGCGTCGAACGCGTCGCGGGTCCGCAGTTCCAACAGGGCCGGGGCGCTGCCCTCGCCCACCGTCCAGGCCAGAGACTGCCCCTCCCAGAGGCCGAACCTGGCGCCGTCACGGTCGGCGGCCAGCGCGGCACGGCCGTAGCCGAGGCGGAGCGGTCCCACCGCGACGGTGGCACCGCGTTCCCGGACCCGGGCGGCGACGTCATCGGCGTCGGCGACGGCGAAGTACGGCGTCCAGTCCACCGGCGCCTGCCAGCCCGGCGCGACAGCCGCGATACCGGCCACCGGCTGGTCATCGGCGAGCGCGACGCAGAACTCGTCACCGAAGCTCGCCGAGCGGAATTTCCAGTTCATCACCGCGCCGTAGAAGTCCTGCGCGGCGGTCAGGTCGCGGGTCGTCAGGCTGACCCAGCACGGCGCTCCGAGCACGGGAGCGACGTGTCGGTCGATCGACATCACAACGTTCTCCTGCAGGGCGACCGGCGCGCCCGGGTCCGGGTCGGCGGGCGGTTCAGCGGCCGACTGCTTTGCGGAGTTCATCCTTGTTCATGGTGGAGCGCCCCTCGACGTTCTTCTTCTTGGCCTCCTCGTACAGCTGGTCCTTCGTAGGGCCCTGGGCCCCGCGGTGCGAACGCTCGCCGCCGCGCTGCGACGCGGACTTGGGATCGCGCGTCGACGTCCTGCTCGCCGACTCGGCCTCACCGGAGCGGGCGCGTTCCTTGTTGACGGTGCGCGCGGCGATCTCCTTCGCGCGCTTCTCGGAGGTACCGCGCTCCTCGGCCTGTTCCTTGATGTGCTCGTACTGTCGCTCACGCTTCTTGCTCGAACCCGCAGGCATCATGCAACTCCTTGATCGGGACGGGGTGTGTGAGGTGCTCCGTCGCGCCGGCTGCCCGGCAGCCGGTGCCTCCGCGGGGCGCAGGAGGCACTTACCAGTCCACGCCCTGCGGCCGCCCGGCGCGACACGGGAGAGCCGACCAGGTCTGCACGGCAGGCGGGGGAGCCGGGGAGCGGTCAGGAAGCCGGCTCGGTGAGCGCTTCCTCGATCGCCTTCAGGAAGTCCTCCAGGTCGTCGGGTGTGCGCGAGGTGACGAGCGTCCAGCCATTCGAGTTGTCACTGACGGCGGACTCGTCCACCCAGCGGCCGCCGGCATTGCGGATGTCGGTGCGCAGCGAGGGATAGGAGGTCAGCGTCTTGCCCTTGACGACGTCCGCCTCGACCAGGCCCCACGCGCCGTGGCAGATCGCCGCGACCGGGCGGTGCGCGGAGGGGAAGGCGCGGACGAGCGCGACGGCCTTGTCCTGAAGCCGCAGCGCGTCCGCGTTCAGCGTGCCTCCCGGCAGCACCAGCGCGTCGTACGCGGAGGCGTCCACGTCGTCCAGCGTCCGGTCCGGGGTGACCTTCTGACCGGGGTCCTTGTCGCCGACGAGGGTCTGGATCGGGTCGCTGCTCACCGCGGCGATCTGCACCTCGGCGCCGGCGTCCCGCAGATGCTGCACCGGGACGAGAAGTTCGTCCTGTTCCACTCCGTAGTTGGCCACCACGACCAGAACGGAGTGACCGCTCAGCTTGCTGTCAGCCATGCTTCCTCCTCGTTGTCCTGCAGGTCCGCGGGCCGGCCCGGTGTACGGACGGCGTCTGTCTCCGCGGCTGCCCACCGCACGGCACGCCATGCGCCGCCCCACCGGCCCTGGCTCCAGTCCATCCGGAGACCCGGCCGCGCGCGACACGAGCACCCCGGACCGGCGGAACACCGGGCCGGGCGTCGGCGGCTGCGGCGGCCACGTCCCGAGACCGCCTTGTCGCCACGGTGCGGGAGCGCGCGAGCCGCTCCCGCACCGGCGACGCCGTGCCACCGCCGCCCGGCGTCGTCAGGCCGGGCTCAGGCGGAGACCTCGGGCCGGTCGTGCTCCGCCCAGCGGGTGTGGAAGCTGCCCTCGCGGTCGGTCCGGCGGTAGGTGTGGGCGCCGAAGAAGTCCCGCTGCGCCTGGGTGAGGGCCGCCGGCAGCCGTTCGGCGCGCAGCGAGTCGTAGTAGGCCAGCGCGGTGGAGAAGGCGGGGACCGGGATGCCGTGGCGCGCGGCGGTGGCCACCACCTCGCGCCAGCTCTGCTGGGCGCCGCCGATCTCCTGGCCGAACTCCCGGTCCGACAGCAGGCTGACGAGGCCGGGGTCGGCGGCGTAGGCGGCGCGGATGCGGTCGAGGAACGCGGCGCGGATGATGCAGCCGCCGCGCCAGATCGCGGCGACCGCACCGGGGTCGATGTCCCAGTCGTACTCGGCGC
The sequence above is a segment of the Streptomyces lydicus genome. Coding sequences within it:
- a CDS encoding Rieske 2Fe-2S domain-containing protein — translated: MRLPVGLNGFSAVARQAASARGAAARAEDAFLDALDALGRLKALDAVAAPVQRAVRALPLGGARDILHGLPLGHPLHPVLVQVPIGAWMSASVLDVVPGTRRSARFLVGLGVLAAAPAAVAGWVDWAEQHEDQMRTGLVHALSTASAVGLYAASWVQRGRGRMALGRSLGWAGLCAAGAGGFLGGHLAYRQAAGPNKTEPVPRLLEPDWLPLGGTAEFPAGEAVRRMLGEVPVVVVRETGGRIHVLADRCSHLSGPLSEGTVADGCVECPWHGSVFRLADGKNVRGPATAPQPAFEVRVDSSGTVHVRLPGAG
- a CDS encoding HAD family hydrolase, which codes for MNTDRRAALFDVDGTLVDTTYLHAVTWWEAFRQSGHRVPMADIHRAVGMGADHLIGHLLGPERDRDVDAAVSAAHKTLYAEYWPRLAPFDGAADLLRAVAGRGWTVVLASSASAAELNAMRTALDAEDALTAVTGADDVESSKPAPDLVQQALAEAGTEPGNAVFVGDTVWDMKAGARAGVACVGVLSGGHCRQDLLDAGAREVHDGPGALLARLESSLLK
- a CDS encoding VOC family protein, translated to MSIDRHVAPVLGAPCWVSLTTRDLTAAQDFYGAVMNWKFRSASFGDEFCVALADDQPVAGIAAVAPGWQAPVDWTPYFAVADADDVAARVRERGATVAVGPLRLGYGRAALAADRDGARFGLWEGQSLAWTVGEGSAPALLELRTRDAFDAAIFYAQLFDWATPESECRVDYEEDQVIVRQGDRAVATLRGGGVEAAPDPRVRPRWHVHFHVHDLDRTTAAAVAAGGTVTPVEPAGGASGPQAVIRDPDGALFTVSTGDGP
- a CDS encoding plasmid stabilization protein translates to MPAGSSKKRERQYEHIKEQAEERGTSEKRAKEIAARTVNKERARSGEAESASRTSTRDPKSASQRGGERSHRGAQGPTKDQLYEEAKKKNVEGRSTMNKDELRKAVGR
- a CDS encoding type 1 glutamine amidotransferase domain-containing protein, with amino-acid sequence MADSKLSGHSVLVVVANYGVEQDELLVPVQHLRDAGAEVQIAAVSSDPIQTLVGDKDPGQKVTPDRTLDDVDASAYDALVLPGGTLNADALRLQDKAVALVRAFPSAHRPVAAICHGAWGLVEADVVKGKTLTSYPSLRTDIRNAGGRWVDESAVSDNSNGWTLVTSRTPDDLEDFLKAIEEALTEPAS